GCCTTCAAGTCTCATGTTCTCTTCAGCTTCTTCCCCAAAATTCGCATCCATGTTCTCAACTTAGCTTAAGGTTCAAGCAAAAGTTTTAATgttcaagaaaaaataataaatgcttTTCAACCTGTTTTTCTTGTGTTGAAAAGCTTCGACTTTGACGCTCTTGTACAATCTTTCTTTCGACTTCGATTTGCTCGTATCGCATCTGTTGCTAAGTTTAACTAAGTTCTTTAGATCGACCAATCTGTAGTCGAAACGCCTTCTTATcgaaaaaattcacttttaatACTAACACTTATGTACGTATTTGTTCCAGCTAAAATAAAAGTGGCGGGTGGATGTAAGATGTATTATTTCAACTTGGTTAAATTTGGTTAAATAAAAAGCTTGAATGAAtagcttttctcttttaatacTTCTCAATCTATAATTGTTTATTgagtaattacccaaatcaATATATGAGAATTGAACACTTTAGTCTCTTAagtttcaaaatatataaaatagtcTCCAATGTTTATTTCTATTGGACAATACAGTCTCTCTCTGTTAGTCACTAACTATAATTACTGACGTAAAATGTTAACTCATACATATGACCGTTAGATTTTCACGTGTGCGAGATGGATTAGTTTTCAGGATgaagtataaaataaattttgaagaatttaaaacattttaaaataatccctaaaaaattttaacagttCAAAAAGTCTAGTTGAatgtttttaatcttttaaaaattaatgtcttataacatttttattattcaaaataataaaatactattgaaaaatatataataaataaagaatacaaaaaataacaaaatatatattaaaaaataattttatttattaacgcTAATatgtcataaaaaataacattatttgattattaacttaTGATATCTACATCGAGGTAatatagaaataataataataataattaaatctaaaagGTCATTGCATTACAAAGATCATTAtttatatctttaattttctgagATATTGACACTAAATAAACTTAGGAAAAAAATACTCTTAagtgaaaaaacttattttgtgcaacattataaccattaaatcccaactttttttaaaaaacataaatagaaTACTTGAATTTGTCAAGATATTTCTTCTTCAAGTATTGCAAATAAAGTATTAGGAACTTCATATTgaaattttgtaaataatttacATTAACTTTATGGTTAATTAACCAAAACTTACAAATTTGACTTCATAAATGATTTAGTTCACATTGCATAGAAGTTTTAAGTGTTACCTTTATAGCCATTTGCACaactatttttaattgtttatgtaaaaaatttatgttaaataaaaattttcctatcttttcaaacaaCATTAAATCATtctcttcatcatcattaaagaatgattacaaaatataatacctataaattaaattaaattaaattaatattttgcacaatcaaaaataaatagaggttcatttatttaaaattttttctttaaaaaatagtacctttttaaaattaatttataatttatttaaaaaatgtagaaaacttattgtttatataaataataaaattttagataaatagatcgaaaattttagaaattaaaatttattaatttataaataacatataaataatttgaatggattatttgaaaatttttaaaatttttagagattatcttaaaatttttaaaattttttaaaaattattttgtaattcaTCTTATTTGACCGTATAGTTATTGTTAtatattatgaaataaaataatatatagtcCTATGAAAATCTAATATATAGTCCCAATATTTTAGCACAGTACAACATTTACTAAACTATTATTATGTTCTTCCAAATTTCATTAAACTAGctaattatatatgtaatatttaaataaaatttaaaatttcaaaaatttatatacttACTGATCTATCTGTTATACCTTACATGTGCATGCCCTATAAATCGGTCGACTAAACGATTTAGCAGATAGCAACATTTTTAACAAGCACGTGTATAATTTGGTTATTGAAAACAATGTAGTGGCCCCTTTTCAGATAACGTCTAAAGGAAGTTAGCAAAAGATCATGTTAAAAGAATAACTGAATAAAAAGTACATTTCAACTCTCACTTTCTATATATGCAAAGACTCTAATTAGAATTTGGTAGATCATTCACTCTAAATATTCGTTACTCTTTTCGAtcacactttttttttatttgaacgTCGTAATACTTTTATAGATATCTACTGACGTGTACTCCGATATACTCGGCTAAAGAATCACAACTGAATAATCGACCATTTAGCTTAGAAACAATCGGAGGACTTCATCTGAGTCATTCACACACCAACGTTATCTTCTGACCGTTACTCACAAAATGAAAACTACTACCAAAACACAATCACATCTCTGCACAAGTCAAGGATATCAATAACGGCACTTAGCAGACAAATTGGAATTTAAACAAACCACTCCCTGACGCAACACACGCCTATAAAGCCAGGTCCCATAAGTCATAAGAGGACAAGTCACAGAACTCGTTCTCACTTACTATTCTTTACTCTCTTTTAACTCACATActtacttgagcgtcggagtgcttTGTGCAGGTGTTTCCCTGCCGTGTTTCAGAGAGCCGAGGTCGCATCACAACGCTGCCCCTGGACGACATATAACTCGGCCAAGGATTCAAGTGCCCAACCGAAAACCATACACCTCGGCGTACTCAGGACGGAACATTTGGCGCCCACCATGGGGCCCGAGAACTAATCTAACCCCACCTTTTTACGTCATATCGCACTTGGTATTTTCTTTGTACAGGGTTTCTCAACTCTCCAGTATGGCCGATAACGGAATTCACCAAATCACTCAGGCCGAGCTCCTGGCCCAAATGGCAGAACTGCAAGCCGAAGTCCGAAGACTCGCTGAGGCGTCCACCCGAAACAACGCCGGCAAGCATGAGGAGAACGGCCCCAAAGGCCCAGGCAAAGACAACCCAGATCTACTGAGTGTCAACCCATCAAAGGAAAAGTTAACCTTGGACAACCCATTCTCCGAGGAAATAACCAACTATCAGATGCCGAAGAATTTCAcacttccttcttctcttgagCCATATAAGGGGATTGGTGACCCCCGAGCTCACATTAAGAAATTCCAATATATGATGTTCTTTAATGGCCCTAACAATGAACCCGTGCTTTGCAGGGCTTTTCCCACATACCTTGATAGAGCTGCATTGCTTTGGTTCTCAAAATTACCTGAAGGATCAATCTCTTCATTTGAGGAGTTGGCGAAGTCCTTAATCAACTACTTCGCGGCGGCGCGGATATATGTGCATGGATCAGACTACCTAGGAACCATCCGCCAAGGTCTACAAGAAAGCCTAAAAGACTATATGACGAGGTTCGCAGAGGCCACCATGGAGATACCAGACCTGGACCCTGCCGTCCATCTAAACGCTTTCAAGGCCGGTCTCAAACCCGGGAAGTTCAGAGAAACAATCGCAGtaacaaaaccaaaaatattagaAGAATTTCGAGAAAGGGCGGTCGGACAAATGGAGATTGAGGAACTCCGTGAAGCCGAAAAGGCAGAAAAAAGGCAACCCAGAAGGGAGGAAAGCCGAACAATTAGGTCGGCAGACCACAAAGATTCAGGAAACCGTTTAAGCTCACCCCAAAGTTCGACAATTACACCAGGTTCAATACAAAGAGGAAAAGGATCATCAAAGAAATACTCAATGCTAAAATCATAAAACCTCCTGCCAGGGCAGGGAGCTACCAAGATCAGTGATTTGTGGACAGGAACAAACACTGCGCCTTCCATCAGAAGTATGGACACACAACCGACGAGTGCATTATAGCAAAGGATTTGTTAGAAAGACTAGCTCGACAAGGACTCCTGGATAAGTACATCGAAGGCAGGAAGCATAAAGAAAATGGAACAGACCGAGAAGAACACCAACAAACATCGAGAAACAAAGAAGACAACAAATGGCCGAACAATACTCCACCAAAAGGGGTCATCAATTGAATATCTGAAGGATTCGCGGGCGGCAGCGAAACAACCTCGGCGCGAAAGCGAAGCTACCGCACAATGTTGGCAATCGAAGGAACAACTCCACAAAATAACAAAGAGATAGACGACCTCGAGATCACTTTCAACCAAGCAGACATATGCTCGGCCATACCACACTCAGACGATCCAGTGGTAATCTCCATCCAAACAGGTGAGTTATTGGTAATAAAGGTCCTTCTGGACCCAGGTAGTAGTGCCGATGTTTTGTTTTATACTACTTttctaaaaatgaaaatatccGAAAAACTTATACAACCCTCGTCCGGAGAATTAGTCGGATTCTCTGGCGAAAGAGTACCAATTAAGGGTTACATATGGTTGAGGACGGTGATGGGAAACCATCCATTATCACGAAACATCGACATACAATATCTTATAGTTGACTGCCCCAGTCCTTATAACATTATACTCAGAAAACCTGCTCTGAACATGTTCAGGgcaatagtttcaacttttCATCTATGTGTCAAATTTCAGGCACAGGACGGAACAATAGCGACACTTCACTCAGACCGCTAACAAGCTCGGCAGTGCTACAACGCAAGCCTAAAAAAGTCGGCTCCAAGAATAGAACTCCAACAAGAGGTCAAAGCCATCCACAACACAAGTGAGGTACTATCCCTAGCCGAGCTGGACCCTTGTGAAGATGCCCGAGAAAGACCCGAACCAGCACACGAGCTCCAGGAAGTCCCACTGACAGCAAAGCCAGAACAAGTCACATACATCGGACAAGCActacaaggaaaagaaagattGGAACTTGTAAAAGTATTACAAGACAACGCCGACCTATTTGCCTGGACCCCAACAGACATGCCAGGAATAGACCCGAACATTATCTGTCACCAGCTTGCCACCGACAAAACAAGCCAACCTATAGCTCAGAAGAAGAGGAACCTCGGGGAGGTGGCACTAGAAGAAACCGAAAAACTTCTTAAAGCTAACTTCATCAAAGAGATCAAATTCACCACATGGCTCTCGAACATGGTAATGGTAAGAAAAAACACAGGTAAATGGTGCATGTGCGTCGACTTCACCGATTTAAATAAGGCTTGCCCTAAAGATGCTTATCCTCTGCCTTGTATCGATAAACTCGTAGACAGCGCATCAGGTTTCAAAAGCTTAaccttcatggatgcatactccgGCCATAACCAGATACTTATGCATCCAGAAGACCAAAGCAAAACATCATTTATAACTTAACATGGGAATTTTTGTTATAGAGTAATGCCATTTGGTCTAAAGAATGCATGTGCAGCCCAACGGCTGATGGACAAAGTTTTCCGTCACCAAATAGGCCGGAACATGGAAATATATGTTGACGATATGGTCGCCAAGACCACTCAGGAAAGGTCACACTGCGACGACCTTAAAGAGATACTTGAACAGATCCGAGCATACAAGATGATACTCAATCCTGAAAAATGCGCCTTTGGGGTGCAAGGAGGCAAATTCCTCGGTTTCATGCTAACTTCACgaggaattgaagcaaacccTGAAAAGTGCAAAGCAATACTCAACATGGCGAGTCCTAAGACTATAAAAGAAGTACAGCAATTGGCAGGGAGTGTAGCGGCACTATCTCGGTTCCTACCATCAGCATCAAGCCGATCATACCATTTCTTCCAGACAATAGCAAAGAACAAAAGGTTTCAATGGACAGAAGAATGCGAGAATGCGTTCGCCGAGCTTAAAAACATTTTGTCATCACCACCAGTGCTGCAAAGGCCAATAGTCGGTAAAcctttatacttatatttatctGTTTCTAATCATTCCATAAGCTCGGCTCTAGTCATTGAGACATGATTGTCACAACAACCagtatacttcatcagtaaagtcATGCAATCAATAGAACGAAGGTACCCAAAGATAGAACAACTAGCCTTAACACTTGTAATAACAGCAAGAAGACTCAGGCACTATTTCCAGAGCCACACAATCATAGTTCGTACAAACCACCCACTGAGACCAATACTAACAAAACCAGAACTGGCCGGACGACTAACCAAATGGTCCATCGAGCTCTCAGAATTCGATATCCAGTTTCAACCAAGGTCGGCATTAAAAGCACAGACTCTCGCCGACTTCATTTCGGAACTAACCTCAGACGAACACAACATATTCTGGGAACTACACGTCGACGGAGCTTCCAGCCGAGGAGGAAGTGGAGCTGGAATAATCCTGAAAAAAGGAGACAACGTCGTGGTTGAGCAATCCCTTCAGTTCCATTTTCAAGGAAGCAACAACTAGGCCGAATATGAGGCCCTTATAGCTGGACTTAAGCTCGCCCTCAACCTCCAGGTACAAAGCTTGACGGCGTACTTCTTGTTCACCTTCCGATATAACTTCAAGAGAATTATCAGTTTCCTCTATTTTTCTCTTAAACAAAGATGCCGGCTGAGCAGTAGATTGAGCAGCCTGATCACCATCATCCTTCCTACTCCCTGAACCACCCacatttttctccttcttcttttttaagaaGGATTGAAACTTAGAAGGATCTAACAGAGGAACTAGCCCACCTACAAGCGACAACAGCTGTCAAGAACTATATTGCAAAATAAGTAAAAgcaacaaataaacaaacattACCTATATAGGACTTCAAGTCCTCACTATCACCAGAATCATACAAGTGCAAAAGATCAGGTATGGACAAACACTCCCCGGCAGCCACACCCTCAACCAAAGAATCCAAAATACACTCCTCCTCCTCACTCCGCTCGGAAGCCTCGAGAATTTGGCTAGGTTCAGAACACCAATACAAAGGAAATTTTTCAATAAGTTCATCATCCAAATAAAATGGATACTCCGTCTCAACTGACCGAACCTTGACAAAAAGAgacttgaaatttttaaaagatgatTTATACAGAAGGAAAAGGGAACGACCAGGAAAACTACTAAGACAAATCCACAATCCCTTTCGAACCCCTTTTGCCTGaaacagagagaaaaacaacGATAATGaacagggaagagaaagaaagtcCATCAGACACTGGAAGGCACAAAGAAACGCCCATGAATTGGGATGTAGTTGTGAAGGCACGCAGTTGAGTTGGGTAAGAACCTTACACtcaaaggaagaaaaaggaaatctAACACCAAGTTCAGTCATGCAGGGGTATACATATAGAAATACCCCCAATCACCTCTCCTCTCATAAACCCTATCACTACCAAAACAGGGAAGAAGCTCTATGAAAACCCCAAAACCACCTCTCACAAAATTCAAGCCTAACAACTCAGACATCGACTCGACACTAATGAAAGAGGAAGAACGAGTACTAACGTCATCATGGACCCAATGATACGGATCATCTTCCTTAACCTCAACCGctttcaatttctctttcaCTCTCTCTCCCGCCATGAATGAACGAAAAATAGTAACagtgaaaaaggagaaagaaattCTAACCTTTGGAAGACATAGCGGGAGTAAACCTGCAAGAAGGCGAAGCAACCAAAAGTGTAAGTtccaaaaatattattgcaAGCCCACTATCTTAGTGGGTAAACGTGGAGAACCCAAACGGTAATAAAGAGTAATTAAGGCAACACGCTTTGCAAAGACCAAGGCAAACCTCCTTTCAAATCCCTTCAAACAGAATCCAAGTAAGAAGACCcaagtcaaaaaaaaaataacaaacacaaAAAAGGAGTCACTTCAAAGCTCGCCTACCATTCTCAAACAACGCCAGCCGAGCTTGGGGGCTATGACGTGTACCCCGATATACTCGGCCGAGGAATCACAACTGAATAATCGACCATCTAGCTTAGAAACAATCGGAGGATCCCATCTGAGTCATTCACACACCAACGTTATCTTCTGACCGTTACTCACAAAACGGAAACCACTACCAAAACACAATCACGTCTCTGCACAAGCCAATGATATCAATAACGGCACTTAGCAGACAAATCGGAACTTAAACAAACCACTCATTGACGCAACACACGCCTATAAAGCCAAGCCCCATAAGCCATAGGAGGACAGGTCACAGAACTCGTTCTCACTTACTACTCTTTACTCTCTTTTAACTCACATActtacttgagcgtcggagtgcttTGTGCAGGTGCTCTCCCGCCATGTTTCAGAGAGCCGAGGTCGCATTACAATGCTGCCCCTGGACGACGTATAACTCGGCCAAGGATTCAAGCGCCCAACCGGAAACCATACACCTCGGCGTACTCAGGACGAAACATCTACCACTATATTGTTGATTCTCTCGAAGCTGAAATACACCTCATTCATCCATGACGATAACGAATTTATACCTAGCAGAACGAGCTATACATCATCCATAAAACTTAtcacacaaaaatattttgatgcCTACTGTAGAGCCGAATGAACATAACCCCACACTTTTTATTTCCAtttgtgttatatatattttctatgtTGGGATAAGATGATAGAACACACTCCACCTCTTCCTCCACCAACTTAATTCGAGTTGCTAGGAATAAATGCGACACTACAAGCCTAAGTCCAGTGAGTAACCGAACTATTAGCCCAGTGATAGAACGGCCAGGAGGGCAATAATGAGAGGAAGAATGTTAACAATACAAAAGAGACAACCACGTCTTAGAAGTCAATACGGTAGTGGAAGTCACTCCAGCAAGGGTGACAAAAAAAGTTAATCATTTTTCAACAAATATCATAAATTTTCAAATGCTCAAGAAATTTCACTCTTTTAGCAAATTTGAAGCCTTACAATGGACTTGGGAAACCCAATATACATGTcacaaaattttaatctatGATGTTATTTAAGGTACTTATGATATGATATTTTGTCGATCTTTTCCTACCTTTTTAGATGGTGTTACTTTACTTTGGTTCTCTTCTTTGCTTGCAGTATCCATCTCAAACTTTGATGAGCTTTCCAACTTGTTCGTCAACAATTTTGTAGCTTTTAAGATATATGTCCATGACTTTGACTACTTCAGTACCATCAAGCAGGGCCAACACGAGAGTCTTATTAAGGATTACATGACAAGTTACCGTGGAGATTCCAAACCGCAATCCAAATATTCATCTACATGCGCCCAAGAATGGCCTGAGCCCTGGTAAGTTCAGAAAACCATAGCAATTGCTAAGCCGAAGACTTTGGCTaagttttaagaaaaaaagttgGTCAGATGGAGATAAAGAGGCTTCCACAagcccaaaaataaaaaaaagcaacgCACAACCCGAGAAAAGAAAAGGTAGTAAGTACCATGAGAACCGAAATAATAAGAACCCTTTCAAACCAACACCTGGATTCGACTCCTACACTTGATTTAATACCAAGAAAGAAGATATCATCAAAAAAATTCTCCATACAAAGATTATCAAACCTCCACCAAAAGTTGGCACTTACCAATCGCAGTTAGCAACTTCGAAAGCTGATTGTAAGATTCTTTTCAATTCCCATAAATTTGAGCAATTGTGTTTGGCTTCGCCAATTAAACTTTCTTATATGATAGTTTAAATTTATAACTATGCTATATTGCCTCTTGTAATACTCTAACTAGAACGAAAGGATTACCTAAATTGATTAATAAGTCAACCAATTTTAGATTTGTTATAATAATAACATGATAAACATGTAACCACTTTTTCTAGAAAAgatgcaaaaataaaaaaatgacctTCTGTTATGGAAAATATCACTTTGTATATTAGATTGCTGTCAAGATTTGAATGATCTTGGGACATAGTTGACGCTCAGCACATGTGCATGACGAACCTCTCAATAACCAAAATTTTGTCGATACACAACCCAAATGCTCCATCGACAACCTGCATAATAATATTTGTACTGACAAAGATACTTCAGATAATCAGACTCAACAACTCGATACTGTACACTTCGTCAAAGGTTGTAGTTTTTGATGACAAGGTAAACTGACTCTCTGCTGTAGAATCTATGGTCAATCCTTAGCTCTATGCTTTCGTCCATGTTATAGTCGTTAGTGTCTCCGAACCAAAAGGAATGCTCCACTCACATAGCATCCAGGTCCAATGTCGAATAATGGCTTGGAAATTAAGCTTAGCTACGAAGTGGTAACTGTGGTGGCAATATATGTCATAAGGAAGTAAAAGACAAAATTTGAGTTTCTGAGACAAACTCTGTATCATCATTGTTACCATTATCATAACCATATTTGACCCACTCTTTGTGTGACTCAAACTCTTCGGGAAACAAATTTGGAGAGAAGACCCACTCTTTGGGCATTTGGAGAGAAGACCAAATTCTTATGGAGGATTCGGTTCTTCCCACCTG
The genomic region above belongs to Arachis duranensis cultivar V14167 chromosome 3, aradu.V14167.gnm2.J7QH, whole genome shotgun sequence and contains:
- the LOC107478193 gene encoding uncharacterized protein LOC107478193, which translates into the protein MADNGIHQITQAELLAQMAELQAEVRRLAEASTRNNAGKHEENGPKGPGKDNPDLLSVNPSKEKLTLDNPFSEEITNYQMPKNFTLPSSLEPYKGIGDPRAHIKKFQYMMFFNGPNNEPVLCRAFPTYLDRAALLWFSKLPEGSISSFEELAKSLINYFAAARIYVHGSDYLGTIRQGLQESLKDYMTRFAEATMEIPDLDPAVHLNAFKAGLKPGKFRETIAVTKPKILEEFRERAVGQMEIEELREAEKAEKRQPRREESRTIRSADHKDSGNRLSSPQSSTITPGSIQRGKGSSKKYSMLKS